The following are from one region of the candidate division KSB1 bacterium genome:
- a CDS encoding type I polyketide synthase: MQRISQLSPKRLALLAMELQEKLERLEQEQQEPIAIIGMGCRFPGGANDAESYWQLLRDGVDAIREVPPDRWDIEAYYDPDPDAPGKMSTRYGGFLDQVDQFDPHFFGISPREAASMDPQQRLLLEVTWEALEHAGLAAERLEGSATGVFLGICSSDYPQLLLGRGPEAFDAYLATGASHAIASGRLSYVLGVHGPSLSIDTACSSSLVAVHLACLHLRSRTCRLALAGGVNVMLTPDTTITLSKARMMSPDGRCKTFDASANGFVRGEGCGMVVLKRLRDALRDGDNILALILASACNQDGRSSGITAPNGPAQEAVMREALRQAHLAPRQIGYVETHGTGTSLGDPIEVNALAAVLGRGREPGNRLLLGSVKTNFGHLEGAAGIAGLLKLVLALQHKHIPPHLHLRQRNPYIPWEDYPFDIPTVLTPWLPIDGRRIGATSSFGFSGTNAHLVVAEWDSKQAQEWLRGSDAKAAAAVQGPAATACERPLHLLTLSAKSKTALQELARRYAGHLAAHPEVALADVCFTANTGRSHFSQRAALLADTTAAMQEKLAALAAGETAEGVMTGEPAGNRRAEVVFLFTGQGAQYPGMARRLYETQPVFRAALQKCDELLRPHLEMPLLTVLFSESPSLTTGHLLHQTAYTQPALFAVEYALAELWHSWGVEPAAVMGHSVGEYVAACVAGMFSLEDGLKLIASRGRLMQALPANGAMSAVFAAEARVRQAIAAHRDTVDIAAINGPDNIVISGEAGAVAEIVGRLAGEGIKSKSLEVSHAFHSPLMEPMLEAFEQIAATVNYQAPRIPVLSNLTAAPLDFANPGGAQHDLPPSPARAMAGYWRRHVRQAVRFSDSIMRLHQEGHRIFLEIGPQPVLLGMAGKCLEAQASQRPAAAPLWLPSLRRDRDDWQQMLQSLAALYLQNVNIDWSGFDRAYPRRRVVLPSYPFQRERYWLEPAGAHKTPAAPPRQRAAAAGQPVRHPLLGRRLAGPLPVFEPELSRAALKNLLDEHRACGIAVVPGVVVLEMALGAAVEALAAAGVTLEDVVLHDALVLPEEDSRTVQLILTPEAAERATFQLFSSAAENVEEHGAWQRHASGRIIVQQPGKAAESIALAAIRESCPESAVSELLERVRRRGIQLTPQSQTLARLWRRPGEALGLLHMNEAVRRESGAFQLHPALLDACLHTLEAALPEESGAEGTYMLMGLARLEWLRRPGTRMWAHARLADSWETARETLTAEMTLCDDDGGICARFSGLQFKRALPLAVLRSQLRQLNNWLYEVQWQPRPADAAAPPPPVAFLPGLAEIAGIVQPHIDRIYRENNLAVYDELLPRLDAVCGAYVCTALQQLGFGFTPGKRFQTEELMTSLRVQARHRRLFERLLFMLQEDGWLQAVDGAWQVIATPAPRDPAAEMNALLAAFPACATELAITQRCAAGLAAALTGAVDPLHLLFPGGSLDDTEQLYQEAPNSRAFNLLLREAVAAALQHLPPERRLTVLEIGGGTGGTTSRLLPMLPAGRTEYVFTDIGQLFLTRAAQKFKDYSFVRYQMLDISADPLAQNFAPHHFDVIVAANVLHATADLRTTLANVRQLLAPGGLLVLLEGSLPQRFGDLTVGLTEGWWSYADRDLRPDYALLSPEKWLTLLHAMNFTDAVALPEGATRVGVLRTQAVILARAPLDVSASNAGASKTKREKGSWIILADKGGVAEQLAQRLAAEEQTPILVHAGENFAAHAAQQFRLNPGEPEDFKRLLREALTPDLPRCCGVVHLWALDAPPHASPSASELATLQNKITGSALHMVQAMATAAATKAARLWLVTRRAQPVGEHRGELAAWQAPLWGLGKVIAMEHPEWRCTLVDLDAADGAHELYQEIMTQDDEDQIARRGGRRHVPRLVASSLRLDQPAKPGRLPVSGDATYLITGGLAGLGLLTAHWLVAQGARHLVLLGRSSPSEAAQATIREMESEGAQIIVTQADVADYDRMAQLFASIDASLPPLRGIIHSAGAIDDGVLLQQNWPRFEKVMRAKVPGAWNLHLLSRGRPLDFFVLYSTGASLVGSAGQGNHAAANAFMDVLAQQRAALGLPALSINWGAWAEIGTVTRHRQSDRFTLHGKSTITPLQGLLILERLLQEAPPQIGVLPVDWGEAFAGMGARLHSPFFAEIRQGVCRPTAVSSEQRDGSQETQPATLPARLTAAPVSKRRQLLEQFVQEQAMKVLGLSRPVPLQQPLTELGLDSLMAVELRNALGKGVEQTLPATLLFDHPAIENLVEHLGKNVLGLEMAATDGEELPKVNGRPVVAAKEAELDALSDEEIAALLEEKLR; this comes from the coding sequence TTGCAACGCATTTCCCAGCTTTCCCCCAAGCGGCTGGCGCTGCTGGCGATGGAATTGCAGGAAAAGCTGGAACGTCTGGAGCAGGAACAGCAGGAGCCCATCGCGATCATCGGCATGGGCTGCCGTTTTCCCGGCGGCGCCAATGATGCGGAATCATACTGGCAGCTCCTGCGCGACGGCGTTGATGCCATTCGCGAAGTACCGCCGGATCGTTGGGACATCGAGGCCTATTACGACCCTGATCCTGATGCCCCGGGCAAAATGAGCACCCGCTATGGCGGCTTTCTCGACCAGGTCGACCAGTTCGATCCGCATTTTTTCGGCATTTCACCGCGCGAGGCTGCCAGCATGGACCCCCAGCAACGGTTGTTGTTGGAGGTGACGTGGGAGGCGCTCGAACATGCCGGCCTGGCGGCGGAACGCCTGGAGGGCAGTGCCACCGGCGTTTTTCTCGGCATCTGCAGCTCGGATTATCCGCAACTCCTGCTCGGCCGGGGGCCCGAAGCGTTCGATGCCTATCTCGCCACCGGCGCCTCGCATGCCATTGCCTCCGGGCGTTTGTCCTATGTGCTGGGCGTGCATGGTCCGAGCCTTTCCATCGATACCGCCTGTTCCTCTTCGTTGGTGGCGGTGCATCTCGCTTGTTTGCATCTGCGCAGCCGCACCTGCCGGCTGGCGCTCGCCGGCGGCGTGAACGTCATGCTTACGCCCGACACCACCATCACGCTCTCCAAGGCGCGCATGATGTCGCCCGACGGCCGCTGCAAGACCTTCGATGCTTCGGCCAACGGTTTCGTGCGCGGCGAGGGGTGCGGCATGGTCGTGCTCAAGCGCCTGCGCGACGCGCTCCGCGATGGCGACAACATCCTCGCGCTGATTCTCGCCTCGGCGTGCAACCAGGACGGCCGCAGCAGCGGCATCACCGCGCCCAACGGCCCGGCGCAGGAAGCCGTGATGCGTGAAGCCCTGCGTCAGGCTCATCTCGCCCCCCGTCAAATTGGCTACGTGGAAACACACGGCACCGGTACTTCACTGGGTGATCCCATCGAAGTGAACGCACTTGCCGCGGTGCTGGGCCGGGGCCGCGAGCCGGGCAATCGCCTGCTGCTCGGCTCGGTCAAAACCAACTTTGGCCATCTCGAAGGCGCGGCCGGCATCGCGGGTTTGCTCAAACTCGTGCTGGCCCTGCAGCACAAGCACATCCCGCCGCATCTGCATTTGCGGCAGCGCAACCCATACATTCCCTGGGAAGACTATCCCTTCGACATCCCGACCGTGTTGACGCCCTGGCTGCCGATCGACGGCAGGCGCATCGGCGCCACCAGCTCCTTCGGCTTCAGCGGCACCAATGCGCATCTGGTGGTGGCGGAATGGGACAGCAAACAGGCGCAGGAGTGGCTGCGTGGCAGCGACGCGAAAGCTGCCGCGGCGGTGCAGGGCCCCGCCGCCACAGCCTGCGAGCGGCCGCTGCATTTGCTCACCCTCTCAGCGAAGAGCAAAACGGCGCTGCAGGAATTGGCACGGCGCTACGCCGGCCATCTGGCGGCTCACCCCGAAGTTGCGCTCGCTGACGTCTGTTTCACGGCGAACACCGGCCGTTCGCATTTCAGCCAGCGTGCCGCCCTGCTCGCGGACACGACAGCCGCCATGCAGGAGAAACTGGCCGCCCTGGCAGCGGGAGAAACGGCGGAGGGCGTCATGACTGGTGAGCCGGCGGGCAACCGGCGTGCGGAAGTGGTTTTTCTCTTCACCGGCCAGGGTGCGCAATATCCCGGCATGGCGCGCCGGCTTTATGAAACCCAGCCGGTGTTCCGCGCAGCTTTGCAAAAATGCGACGAGTTGTTGCGGCCGCATCTCGAAATGCCGTTGCTCACTGTCTTGTTCAGTGAGTCCCCCTCGCTGACCACCGGCCACCTGCTTCATCAAACCGCCTACACCCAGCCGGCCCTGTTTGCCGTGGAGTATGCGCTGGCGGAATTGTGGCACTCGTGGGGTGTCGAGCCGGCAGCGGTGATGGGCCACAGCGTGGGTGAATACGTCGCAGCCTGTGTCGCGGGCATGTTCAGCCTGGAGGATGGTTTGAAGTTGATCGCCAGCCGTGGCCGGTTGATGCAGGCGTTGCCGGCCAATGGTGCAATGTCCGCCGTGTTCGCTGCGGAAGCGCGTGTGCGCCAGGCCATCGCCGCCCATCGCGACACTGTCGATATCGCGGCGATCAACGGCCCGGACAATATCGTGATTTCCGGCGAAGCCGGCGCTGTGGCGGAAATCGTCGGGCGCCTGGCCGGCGAAGGCATCAAAAGCAAATCGCTCGAAGTCTCGCACGCTTTCCATTCGCCGTTGATGGAGCCGATGCTGGAGGCATTCGAGCAGATCGCCGCCACGGTCAACTATCAGGCGCCGCGCATTCCCGTGCTTTCCAATCTCACCGCCGCGCCGCTGGATTTTGCAAATCCCGGTGGTGCGCAACACGACCTCCCGCCGTCGCCGGCTCGTGCGATGGCCGGCTATTGGCGGCGGCATGTGCGCCAGGCTGTGCGATTTTCGGATTCGATCATGCGTTTGCACCAGGAGGGCCACCGCATTTTCCTGGAGATCGGGCCGCAGCCCGTGCTGCTCGGGATGGCCGGCAAATGCCTGGAGGCGCAGGCTTCCCAGCGCCCGGCTGCGGCGCCGCTTTGGCTGCCTTCTCTGCGCCGCGACCGCGATGACTGGCAGCAGATGTTGCAGAGTCTGGCTGCGCTTTACCTGCAGAATGTGAATATCGATTGGAGCGGCTTCGATCGTGCCTATCCGCGCCGCCGGGTGGTGCTGCCTTCCTATCCCTTTCAACGGGAGCGGTACTGGCTCGAGCCAGCCGGCGCGCACAAAACCCCGGCGGCACCGCCCCGCCAGCGCGCCGCAGCGGCGGGACAGCCCGTCCGTCATCCCCTGCTGGGCCGCCGGCTGGCCGGTCCGCTGCCGGTCTTTGAACCGGAGCTCAGTCGTGCAGCGCTGAAGAATTTGCTGGACGAACATCGCGCCTGCGGGATCGCGGTTGTGCCGGGTGTGGTGGTGTTGGAAATGGCATTGGGAGCAGCGGTCGAGGCGCTGGCGGCGGCCGGCGTGACGCTGGAAGATGTCGTCCTGCACGACGCACTGGTCCTGCCGGAGGAGGACAGCCGCACCGTACAATTGATTTTAACACCGGAAGCTGCGGAGCGCGCCACCTTCCAATTGTTCAGCAGTGCAGCGGAGAATGTTGAAGAGCATGGCGCCTGGCAGCGGCATGCGTCCGGCAGAATCATCGTGCAGCAACCCGGCAAGGCTGCGGAGAGCATCGCGCTCGCTGCCATTCGCGAGTCCTGCCCGGAAAGCGCGGTGAGCGAGTTGCTCGAGCGCGTGCGCCGGCGCGGCATTCAGCTCACCCCGCAATCGCAAACGCTTGCCCGCCTGTGGCGCCGGCCGGGCGAAGCCCTGGGGTTGCTGCACATGAATGAAGCCGTGCGTCGCGAGTCCGGGGCGTTTCAACTGCATCCCGCCCTGCTCGATGCCTGTTTGCACACACTCGAAGCGGCGCTGCCCGAGGAGAGCGGTGCGGAGGGCACTTACATGCTCATGGGGCTGGCACGTCTGGAATGGCTGCGCCGGCCCGGCACCCGGATGTGGGCGCATGCCCGCCTTGCTGACAGCTGGGAAACCGCCCGCGAAACGCTGACAGCGGAAATGACTTTGTGCGACGACGATGGCGGCATCTGTGCCCGCTTCTCCGGTTTGCAATTCAAACGGGCTCTGCCGCTGGCGGTGCTGCGCTCACAGCTCCGGCAGTTGAACAACTGGCTGTACGAAGTGCAATGGCAGCCCCGGCCGGCCGACGCTGCCGCGCCGCCGCCGCCCGTGGCCTTCCTCCCCGGCCTGGCGGAAATCGCCGGCATTGTGCAGCCGCACATCGACCGGATTTATCGCGAGAACAATCTCGCTGTGTATGACGAGCTGTTGCCCCGGCTCGACGCCGTGTGCGGTGCCTACGTCTGCACGGCTTTGCAACAGCTCGGCTTCGGTTTCACGCCGGGAAAACGTTTCCAGACCGAGGAGTTGATGACCAGTCTGCGCGTGCAAGCCCGGCATCGCCGCTTGTTCGAACGCCTGCTGTTCATGCTGCAGGAAGACGGCTGGTTGCAGGCCGTGGATGGCGCGTGGCAGGTGATCGCGACGCCGGCGCCGCGCGATCCGGCGGCGGAAATGAATGCCCTGCTGGCGGCCTTTCCCGCGTGCGCGACAGAATTGGCGATCACACAGCGCTGTGCTGCCGGCCTGGCGGCGGCGCTGACCGGCGCGGTTGATCCGCTGCACCTGCTTTTCCCCGGCGGCTCGCTGGACGACACCGAACAGCTTTATCAGGAAGCGCCAAACTCCCGGGCCTTCAATCTGCTTCTGCGCGAAGCGGTAGCTGCCGCGTTGCAGCATCTGCCGCCCGAACGCCGGTTGACCGTGCTCGAAATCGGTGGCGGCACCGGCGGCACCACCAGCCGCTTGTTGCCGATGCTGCCCGCCGGGCGCACCGAATACGTGTTCACGGACATCGGCCAGCTCTTCCTGACGCGGGCGGCGCAAAAATTCAAAGACTATTCCTTTGTGCGCTATCAGATGCTGGACATCAGCGCGGACCCGCTGGCACAAAACTTCGCCCCGCATCATTTCGATGTGATCGTCGCCGCCAACGTGTTGCACGCCACCGCCGATTTGCGCACGACGCTCGCCAATGTGCGGCAACTGCTCGCCCCCGGCGGCCTGCTGGTTTTGCTCGAAGGCTCGCTGCCGCAGCGCTTCGGCGATTTGACCGTGGGCCTCACCGAAGGCTGGTGGAGTTACGCCGACAGGGATCTGCGACCGGATTACGCCCTGCTTTCTCCTGAAAAATGGCTGACACTGCTGCACGCCATGAACTTCACCGACGCCGTCGCCCTTCCCGAAGGCGCGACGCGTGTCGGTGTCTTGCGCACCCAGGCGGTGATTTTGGCGCGTGCGCCGCTGGACGTCTCCGCCAGCAACGCGGGCGCGAGCAAGACAAAAAGGGAAAAAGGAAGCTGGATCATCCTGGCGGACAAGGGGGGTGTGGCTGAGCAGCTTGCACAACGCCTCGCTGCGGAGGAACAAACGCCGATCCTGGTGCATGCCGGCGAAAACTTTGCCGCGCACGCGGCACAGCAGTTCCGCCTCAATCCCGGCGAACCGGAGGATTTCAAACGCCTGTTGCGCGAGGCGCTGACGCCCGACCTGCCGCGCTGCTGTGGCGTGGTGCATCTCTGGGCGCTGGATGCGCCGCCGCACGCCAGTCCCTCCGCCAGCGAGCTGGCAACGCTGCAAAACAAAATCACCGGCAGCGCCCTGCATATGGTGCAGGCGATGGCCACGGCTGCCGCAACCAAAGCCGCGCGTTTGTGGCTGGTGACCCGCCGGGCGCAACCCGTGGGAGAGCACCGCGGTGAGCTGGCTGCCTGGCAGGCGCCGTTGTGGGGTTTGGGCAAAGTCATCGCCATGGAACATCCCGAATGGCGCTGCACCCTTGTTGATCTCGATGCCGCAGACGGCGCGCACGAGCTTTACCAAGAAATCATGACGCAGGACGATGAAGATCAGATCGCTCGGCGCGGCGGCAGGCGTCATGTGCCGCGCCTGGTCGCCAGTTCGCTCCGTCTCGATCAGCCCGCCAAGCCCGGGCGGTTGCCAGTAAGCGGTGATGCCACTTATCTCATCACCGGCGGACTGGCGGGGCTCGGCCTGCTCACCGCGCATTGGTTGGTGGCACAGGGCGCCCGCCACCTCGTGCTGCTGGGCAGAAGCAGCCCCTCCGAGGCGGCGCAGGCAACGATTCGCGAGATGGAAAGCGAGGGCGCGCAGATCATTGTCACCCAAGCGGATGTGGCGGATTATGATCGCATGGCACAGCTCTTCGCCAGCATCGATGCCAGCCTGCCGCCGTTGCGCGGCATCATTCACTCCGCCGGCGCGATTGATGACGGCGTGTTGCTGCAGCAGAACTGGCCGCGCTTCGAGAAAGTGATGCGCGCCAAAGTGCCGGGCGCATGGAACCTGCACCTGTTGTCACGCGGCCGGCCGCTCGACTTCTTCGTGCTGTATTCCACCGGTGCTTCGCTGGTTGGCTCCGCGGGTCAGGGCAATCATGCTGCGGCCAATGCGTTCATGGATGTGCTGGCGCAGCAACGCGCGGCGCTCGGTCTGCCGGCGTTGAGCATCAACTGGGGCGCCTGGGCGGAGATCGGCACGGTGACGCGACACCGGCAAAGCGATCGTTTCACGCTGCACGGCAAAAGCACGATCACACCGCTGCAGGGCTTGCTCATTCTCGAACGCCTGTTGCAGGAGGCACCGCCGCAAATCGGCGTGCTGCCGGTGGACTGGGGCGAAGCCTTTGCCGGCATGGGCGCACGTCTGCATTCGCCCTTCTTTGCTGAAATCCGGCAGGGGGTGTGCCGACCGACCGCCGTCAGCAGTGAGCAACGGGACGGCAGCCAGGAGACACAGCCGGCCACATTGCCCGCCCGTCTCACCGCCGCGCCGGTGAGCAAGCGCCGGCAACTGCTTGAACAGTTCGTGCAGGAGCAGGCGATGAAAGTGCTGGGGCTTTCCCGGCCCGTACCGTTGCAACAGCCGTTGACCGAGCTGGGCCTGGACTCGCTGATGGCTGTGGAGCTGCGCAATGCGCTCGGCAAGGGCGTGGAACAAACCCTGCCCGCGACACTCCTGTTCGATCATCCTGCGATTGAGAATCTGGTCGAGCATCTCGGCAAAAATGTTCTGGGTTTGGAAATGGCCGCCACCGACGGGGAGGAATTGCCCAAAGTCAATGGCCGGCCGGTTGTGGCTGCGAAGGAGGCGGAATTGGATGCCCTGTCGGATGAAGAGATCGCGGCGTTGCTGGAGGAGAAGTTGAGATGA